AAAGGCCTGGGCGTTGCTGCCGGCGCCGAGTGCGCCGCGGAAGCGCGGGTTATCGATCAGCATCTGCGCATAGTCGCGGAACGCGCTGGCCTGGTCCGGGTAGGCGCGGAAACGTGCGCTGGTCTTGAGCGCCGCGCCGCCGACGTACTCGGTGGTGGCGGACTCGGCCACGTCGCCGCGCCAGCCGGCGTTGGCCTTGATGCCGAACAGGTTATGGGTCGAGCTGCCGTCGCCGTTCTTCAGCGGGCGCTGGCCCCAGCCGGACTCCAGCGCGGCATGCGCCGACACCAGTTCCGGCGCCACGCCCAGCTTGTCGGCGGCTTCCTTGGCCCAGGGGGCAATGCTGTCCAGGAAGGCCTGCTGGTCGGGCGAGGCCGCGCCATCGCCGACGATGGCGTTGGCGGCCTGGCTGGCGCGCGCCTGCCAGACCTGGCCTTCCGGCGAGAGGCCGGCGGCGGCGCCCGCGGCGGATAGCGACAGGCCGCCGCCATCCTTGATGAAGGAGGCCACTTCTTCCTGCACCTCGCCGAAGATGCCCTTGAAGCCGCTGCCGCCGCCAAAGCCGGCGGTCGGGCGGGTCGGCGCCGTCGGCGCAGCGGCCGGGGTGCTTGCTATGTTCAGGTCAGCGTGGCGCATACAACTGCTCCTCGCCGTGCAGCACGCGCTGCATCACACTGTACTGGTCCGCCATCAGGGCCGCGTTGCGGGCGGTGGCCCGCTTGCAGTCGCGCACCAGCTGCTCCAGCTGGGCCCAATCGCCGGTCGCGCGTGCGCGCTGCGGCGCCGCCAGGCTGCCGAGCATGTCGTCCATCGTCGCCTGGGCGCCGAACAGGGCGCGCACCAGCTGCACGCGCTGCTGGCGGCGCTGTTCCATGGCGTCGAGCTGGGGCATGAGTTGTTCGGCAAGGCCGCTCAGTTCAGCGCCGCGATGGCGCAGGGCGGCCTGGAACTGGCGTTCCAGCAGCTCGCGGACGGTGGCGCAGGCGCCAAGGTCGGCCTGGATGCCGTCCAGCAGATGCGTCAGCGCCTGGTCTCGGGTCATGCGGCTCATGCGCTTACGCCTTGCTGCCGTGGAAACGCTGGATCAGCCCGGCGAGACGGCCGGCGTCGAACGGCAGCTCGCCCTTTGCCAGGGCGTCGCGCAGTTCGGCGACGCGGGCGCCGTCGAAGTCGGGCATGGCGCGCAGCGCGCTTTGCGCCGGCTGCAGCACTGCCGATTCGAGGGGCGCGCCGGCGGGCGCGGGCGTGGGGGCGGGGGCTGCGGCTGCGCCGCCGGCCTGCGGCGTGATTTGAACGGAGGGAGTGGAGACGCCGGTGATCTTCATGCGTTGTCCTCGGGTTTTCGATTGGATCGTCATGGTTTCTTTGCCATTTGGCTGCGCAGTTCCTTCAGCGCTTCGTCGCCCGGTTTGCTGATCGATACCTCTTTGCCGAGGGATTCGGTCGGGCCCGGGCTGCCGAACATGGTCGCCATGCTGGCGGCCTGGGAGCTGGTCAGGATCAGGAGTTCGATGCGGCGATTGACGGGCGCATCGGGTTTGGCTGCGTCGAACGGGGCGCGGTCGGCCATCCCGACGACCTGAAGGATGCTTTCGTTGCGCATGCCACCGATGAGCAGCTCGGAGCGCGCAGCCAGCGCGCGGTTGACCGACAGGCTCTCGTTGGAGAGGCTGAGCGGACCCTTCCTAGTGTACTGCAAGGAGTCCGTGTGGCCCACAATCAACATCTGATTTTCCATTTTTTCGAACAGGGGCGCCATCGCACGCAACAGTTTTGCGAAGCGCGCGGTCGGCAGCGGGCTGCCGCGCACGAACATGCCCTGGCGATCGGTATCGTGCAGCATCACGCGCAAGCCGTTCGGTGTGATCACCGTGGCAAGGTTCGATGACAGGCCGGCATCGGCGCTCATCTGCTCGAGCGCATGCGCCAGCGCCGCCAGCTCGGACGCCGACTCGTACTTGGCGCGCACGGTTTCCTTGGCGCCATCCTGGGCGCCCTGCCTGATGTTTTGCGGGGCGCCGGTACTCGGCCCTTCGCTGCCGCCATTGCTCCTCGGGAGCTGGAAGCGTTCGATCATGCTGCCGCTGGGGTTGCCGGCGATTTCCGGCTTGCCGCCGCTGCCTTCGATCAGGCCGCTGGCAGCGTTGTCGCGCACGATGTTCTTGGCCGTCTGCGCGTCGCGTGCCGCAATCAGCCACAGCACCAGGAACAGCGCCATCAGCGCCATGCAGAAGTCGGCGAATGCGACCTTCCAGGCGCCGCCGTGCTCATCGTCGTAGTGCCTGCCGCCGCCACGCTTGATGATGGTGTCGCCGTTGTGCTTGTCGCCCTTTTTGTCTGCTTGCATGCTGCGTCTTCCCGTGCCTTATGCGCGCTTCTTGACGGCGCCGGCGTCTTCGCCGTCGGCCATCGCGTTGATCCAGGTTTCCAGCTGGGCGAAGCTCGGCTTGGTGTTCAGCTGGATCAGGCGGCGCCCGGCGTCGATCGCCAGCAGCGGCGGCTTGCCGGCCACGTGGGTGACCAGCACGACCTTCACTGTTTCCATGGTCGAGGCTTCCGAATTGACCAGCTGCTTCATCATTCCCGAGATCGGATCCAGCACGCCGTAGCAGAAGAAAATACCGATGAAGGTGCCGACCATGGCGGCGCCGATGTGTTCCGCGATCTCGGCGGTGTCGGCGCCTTCGCCGACCGAGTTCATGGTGATGACGATGCCCAGCACCGCGGCCAGGATGCCGAAGCCCGGCATCGCCTCGGCCACCTTGTGCAGCGACTTGGACGGCTGCGTCAGTTCCTCGTGGATGGCGTCCAGTTCCTGCTCCAGCACGCCTTCCAGTTCATGGGCGTTGATCTTGCCCATGGCCATCAGGCGGAAGTTGTCGACGATGAAGGCCAGCAGTTTCGGCTCCGCCAGGATCAAGGGGTAGCGCTGGAACATCGGGCTTTCCTTGGGCGCCTCGACGTGGGCGTCGAGCGCCTTCAGGCCGCCGGCAGCGGTCTGCAGCAGTTCGTACATCAGCAGCAGCAGCTGGCGCTGGAATTCGGAGTCGTGCTTGTGCTTGCCCGCGATCTTCTTTATCTGGCCCATCATTTCGCCCAGCACGTGCCTGGGGTTGGCCAGCACCAGCGCACCCAGCGCGGCGCCGCAGATGACGATCAGCTCGTTGGGCTGCCAGATGGCGAGGGCGGTGCCGCCCATCATGACATAGCCGCCGAACACGGCGCCCAGCACGATCAGGATGCCAAGAATTTGCATGGTAATTACCTTTATTTCGTTGAGCGCTTCAGGCCTGGGCCAGCGCCGCTTTCATTTTTGCCAGCGCGCTCTTGTTGAGCTGGCACACGCGGGCGTCGGACAGGTCGAGCACGGCAGCGATTTCCTTGTAGCTGAGCTCGAATTCATAAATCATCTGGATCACGCGCTGCTCGCGCTCGGTCAGCGCATTCAGCGCCTGCTCCAGGCTGCGGCGTACGATGAACTGCTCTTCCGGGCCAGGGCTGCTGCCGGCGCGCTCGCTGGCGTGATCCAGGATCTCGTCGAAGCTGAGCAGTTCCTCGGCGCAGTCGTCGAGCAGGAACTGGCGCCATTCGTCCTGGCTGATGCTCAGGGCGTCGGCGGCTTCCTTGTCGCTCGGTTCGTGGCCCAGCTTGCGGGTGAGGGTGCGCACGGCGTCCCGCATCTTGTGGCTGTCCTGGCGCACGGCGCGCGGACGCCAGTCCTGGCGGCGCAGTTCGTCGAGGATCGCGCCGCGCACGCGCAGGCCGGCGTAGCTGGCGAAACCGGCGTCGGGCGTGCCGTAGCGGCGCAGCGCTTCCAGCAGGCCCATCAGGCCGATCTGCTCCATGTCCTCGCGTCCCATCGCGCCCGATACCTGCGAATTGAGCTGGCGCGCGATGCGCTTCACCAGCGGCGCGTAGGCGACCAGGTGGCGCTGCTCGTCCTTTGCGCTCATCGCCGCGTGCACGGCGGCGTCGGCGTACTCGGTGCTGGCGTAGCTGTCGGCGTAGTCGGTCATGTAACCCACGTTGTCCCCGGCGTTTATTCGATGATCAGCTTGCCGATCATGACTTCCGCAAACGGCTTTTCCGCATGCGTGCGTTCATAGTCGGCGTCGAAGGCGTGGTTCAGCTGCTCGGCGTACTTCTCGACCGTCATGCTCGACGCCTCGGCCATCGTGTAGGCCGACAGCGTGCGCACCGCCAGGCTGCGCAGCAGCGGCAGGTTCTCCTTGGTTTCCTTTTCCTTTTTCGGATCGGTCGCCAGCACCAGGTCGGTCGACAGGTAGTGGGGGGCACCGTCGTCGGCGCCGCGGCGCAGCATGACGATCACCTTGTCGAGGGTGACGTACTTGACCGGCTTGGCTTCTTTTTTCTCGGATTCGGCTTGCTTTGCTACGGCCGTGGCCGTAGCCGGCTTCGGCATGAACCACCACACGGCGCCGCCGGCGACGGCGGCGCTGACGATGACTGCGCCGGCAATGGCGATAATGGTTTTCATCTTGCTCATGGTCGTTGTTCTTTATTCACGCCCGCCCAGCGAGAAACTGGACGCGCCGGACGATGCATTGCCGGCCTCGGCCAGGGCGCGGCCGGGCTGGTGGTCTTCCTGTTCACGGCCCTGCTGGCGGCCGCGGCCCTGTTGCGGATCGCCGAACGGCACGGCGCCATTCTTCGGCGCCGGGGTGACCGTCACCGCGACCTCGCTGAACTGGCGCTGCGACAGGTCGCTGCGCAGGTTGTCGCTGACGGTCTGCAGCTGGCGCAGGACCTCGCCGTTGCTGGCCGAGATGTTCACTTCCAGCGTGCCGGCGCTGTGGCGGATCGCGATGTCGATGCGGCCCAGCTGGGGCGGCTCGAGACGGATCACGGCCTGTTCGATATTGTTGCCGACCTGGACGTGCAGGCGGTCGCCGAGCGCTTCCTGCAGGCTCTGGCGCCATGCAGTCGGCGGGCCGGCCAGCTTGACGGTATCGGCCGCCGGGGCAGCGGCTGCCGGTTGGGCCGGCGCGGCCGCGGCGACGATGGCGGCGCTGCCGGCGGACGTGCCGGCGTGTTCGGCGCCCTTGTCCGGGGCGCCGATATCGCCCGCAGTGCCGGCGACGGTGCGCGGCTGGGCGGCCGGGCGCGCCGCCGGGGCGGCGTCCGGCTGGGCCTGGGCCTGCTGGGCCGGCTTCACCGCGGCCAGCTGGGGCAGGGCGAGGGCGGCGTTGTCGGCGGCAGCGGCCGGCGCGCTCTGGCCTGGCGCAGCGACTTCCTTGCCGTCGCCGGACTTGGCGTCGTGGGCGCCGGCGCCGTCGGCCTCGGCCACGG
This window of the Massilia sp. WG5 genome carries:
- a CDS encoding glycoside hydrolase family 73 protein; the encoded protein is MRHADLNIASTPAAAPTAPTRPTAGFGGGSGFKGIFGEVQEEVASFIKDGGGLSLSAAGAAAGLSPEGQVWQARASQAANAIVGDGAASPDQQAFLDSIAPWAKEAADKLGVAPELVSAHAALESGWGQRPLKNGDGSSTHNLFGIKANAGWRGDVAESATTEYVGGAALKTSARFRAYPDQASAFRDYAQMLIDNPRFRGALGAGSNAQAFAQGLAKGGYATDPAYAAKLARLAGKLQGSGS
- the flgN gene encoding flagellar export chaperone FlgN encodes the protein MSRMTRDQALTHLLDGIQADLGACATVRELLERQFQAALRHRGAELSGLAEQLMPQLDAMEQRRQQRVQLVRALFGAQATMDDMLGSLAAPQRARATGDWAQLEQLVRDCKRATARNAALMADQYSVMQRVLHGEEQLYAPR
- the flgM gene encoding flagellar biosynthesis anti-sigma factor FlgM, which produces MTIQSKTRGQRMKITGVSTPSVQITPQAGGAAAAPAPTPAPAGAPLESAVLQPAQSALRAMPDFDGARVAELRDALAKGELPFDAGRLAGLIQRFHGSKA
- a CDS encoding flagellar motor protein MotB; this translates as MQADKKGDKHNGDTIIKRGGGRHYDDEHGGAWKVAFADFCMALMALFLVLWLIAARDAQTAKNIVRDNAASGLIEGSGGKPEIAGNPSGSMIERFQLPRSNGGSEGPSTGAPQNIRQGAQDGAKETVRAKYESASELAALAHALEQMSADAGLSSNLATVITPNGLRVMLHDTDRQGMFVRGSPLPTARFAKLLRAMAPLFEKMENQMLIVGHTDSLQYTRKGPLSLSNESLSVNRALAARSELLIGGMRNESILQVVGMADRAPFDAAKPDAPVNRRIELLILTSSQAASMATMFGSPGPTESLGKEVSISKPGDEALKELRSQMAKKP
- the motA gene encoding flagellar motor stator protein MotA, with amino-acid sequence MQILGILIVLGAVFGGYVMMGGTALAIWQPNELIVICGAALGALVLANPRHVLGEMMGQIKKIAGKHKHDSEFQRQLLLLMYELLQTAAGGLKALDAHVEAPKESPMFQRYPLILAEPKLLAFIVDNFRLMAMGKINAHELEGVLEQELDAIHEELTQPSKSLHKVAEAMPGFGILAAVLGIVITMNSVGEGADTAEIAEHIGAAMVGTFIGIFFCYGVLDPISGMMKQLVNSEASTMETVKVVLVTHVAGKPPLLAIDAGRRLIQLNTKPSFAQLETWINAMADGEDAGAVKKRA
- the fliA gene encoding RNA polymerase sigma factor FliA — translated: MTDYADSYASTEYADAAVHAAMSAKDEQRHLVAYAPLVKRIARQLNSQVSGAMGREDMEQIGLMGLLEALRRYGTPDAGFASYAGLRVRGAILDELRRQDWRPRAVRQDSHKMRDAVRTLTRKLGHEPSDKEAADALSISQDEWRQFLLDDCAEELLSFDEILDHASERAGSSPGPEEQFIVRRSLEQALNALTEREQRVIQMIYEFELSYKEIAAVLDLSDARVCQLNKSALAKMKAALAQA
- the fliL gene encoding flagellar basal body-associated protein FliL, translating into MSKMKTIIAIAGAVIVSAAVAGGAVWWFMPKPATATAVAKQAESEKKEAKPVKYVTLDKVIVMLRRGADDGAPHYLSTDLVLATDPKKEKETKENLPLLRSLAVRTLSAYTMAEASSMTVEKYAEQLNHAFDADYERTHAEKPFAEVMIGKLIIE
- a CDS encoding flagellar hook-length control protein FliK, which encodes MLMNTVSPSAPAQNADGAQPAQAVQAGADAQPGAGAALPFAEWLGQQAQGALLAVQSGTPTDAAQADAAPAAATDAPAAATDAADDDQAPSLPQDGALLAAMAMPLMPLSPAQIAQAVQAARPAVAEADGAGAHDAKSGDGKEVAAPGQSAPAAAADNAALALPQLAAVKPAQQAQAQPDAAPAARPAAQPRTVAGTAGDIGAPDKGAEHAGTSAGSAAIVAAAAPAQPAAAAPAADTVKLAGPPTAWRQSLQEALGDRLHVQVGNNIEQAVIRLEPPQLGRIDIAIRHSAGTLEVNISASNGEVLRQLQTVSDNLRSDLSQRQFSEVAVTVTPAPKNGAVPFGDPQQGRGRQQGREQEDHQPGRALAEAGNASSGASSFSLGGRE